The genomic region AGCCCGATCGGCAACACGCCCGTCGCGCTGCTGCACGCCGCGACATCGGTGCCCAACCACCTCGTCAGCGAACTGCAGGGCCTGCGGCCGCCGATCGGCGTCGCGATGGACCTGCACGTCGAGGACGGCGCCTTCGTGCTCGGTGACACGCCGGGCCTGGGCATCCGGATCGACGAAACGGCGATGACCTCGGCCCGTCAGCGAACGGCACACGCACCCGACGGACCGCACATACGGCCGGAGCGGGCCGGTCGGCGGCTGCTCGCGGTCACTCCTGGACCATGCCGATCCACCGCTGAAGGGACGTTCGACACCATGGGGATGGAGGATCGATGAAGGCGGTTGTCCACCGCGGGCCCCGGCCCCTGGAGATCGAGAGCCGGGCCGCCGAGGCGCCGGTCCCGGCGAAGGAGCGCGGCGGGCGCGGCGTCCTCGGCCGGATCCCGGCCGGTCGCCGGAGGTACGCCGACGATCTCGCCGCGGCCACGGTGTTCCTCGCCTTTTCGGCGCAGGAACAAGTCGACGGCATCGTTCTTCCCGTTGACGGCGGACGGCCGGGGCGATGACGGGCTGCCAGGCATTACCAGCCGGCCGCCCCCGAGTCGGTCGTGCGCGCGAATCCGACGGTGGCGACATGCGCGGCACGCGGGGCGGCCTTGCCCGAGGCAACGCGTACGGGCACGTGATGCGAGCCGGCCGAGCCGACGAGACGAGCCTGGTCGTCGCCGCACAGGCCGGCGATCCACGAGCGCTCGACGACCTGGCCGCGACGTACCTGCCGCTGGTGTACGCGATCGTGCGCAGGGCGCTGGGTGAGCTCGCGGACGTCGACGACGTGGTGCAGGACACGATGCTGCGCGCACTTCCCGAGCTGCGCACGTTGCGCGCCCCGGAGTGCTTCCGGCCCTGGCTGGCCACGATCGCGACACGGCAGATCAGCACCCATCTGCACCGGCGGCAGGCGGACGCCGAACGGACGGCCCCACTCGACGAGATGACCGACCCGCCGGACGCCGACGCCGAGAACCTGGCCCTGATCCACGTCGAGCTGTCCGGTCATCGCCGAAGGACCGTACGCGCCAGTCGATGGCTCGACCCGGACGCCCGGGCGCTGCTGTCGCTGTGGTGGCTGGAGACCGCGGGCCGCCTGACGAGGGTGGAGCTCGCGGCAGCGCTGGGAACGAGCGTGGCTCACGCGGGTGTGCGGGTCCAGCGGATGCGCAACCAACTGGAACTGAGC from Streptomyces chartreusis NRRL 3882 harbors:
- a CDS encoding RNA polymerase sigma factor, whose protein sequence is MRGTRGGLARGNAYGHVMRAGRADETSLVVAAQAGDPRALDDLAATYLPLVYAIVRRALGELADVDDVVQDTMLRALPELRTLRAPECFRPWLATIATRQISTHLHRRQADAERTAPLDEMTDPPDADAENLALIHVELSGHRRRTVRASRWLDPDARALLSLWWLETAGRLTRVELAAALGTSVAHAGVRVQRMRNQLELSRAIVAALEASPRCPLLTAALGGWDGVPSALWRKRITRHTRSCADCGRAADELVPLERLSVALALLPSPDAA